One part of the Actinotignum schaalii genome encodes these proteins:
- a CDS encoding PhoH family protein — MTHTENSQRTIVVPDRVSMIHLLGHRDDVLRTLEERLAPTTIHVLGHRITLTGPAAELDLAESLIGELIDVVAEGEILTRDAVARAVDIARAGVAHPTTLLHTDILSNRGKTIRPKSLGQKAYVDAIDAHDITFGIGPAGTGKTYLAMAKAVVALNDGQVKRIILTRPAVEAGESLGFLPGSLTDKIDPYLRPLYDAMYDMLDADSIPKLMAAGTIEVAPLAYMRGRTLNDAFVILDEAQNTTPEQMKMFLTRLGFNSKMVVTGDITQVDLGANKVSGLQVVRRILRDVPGIHFSELSSADVVRHRLVAEIIDAYARWDSRQR; from the coding sequence ATGACGCACACAGAAAACAGCCAGCGCACCATTGTGGTGCCGGACCGGGTTTCCATGATTCATCTGCTCGGGCATCGTGATGACGTGCTGCGAACCCTGGAAGAACGGCTGGCCCCCACCACCATTCACGTGCTCGGCCACCGGATCACCCTGACCGGCCCGGCCGCGGAACTCGATCTTGCCGAATCGCTCATCGGGGAATTAATCGACGTCGTCGCCGAAGGTGAAATCCTCACCCGGGACGCGGTTGCCCGCGCCGTTGATATTGCGCGCGCCGGCGTGGCGCATCCCACCACGCTACTGCACACCGATATTTTATCGAACCGCGGTAAAACGATCCGGCCCAAAAGCCTGGGGCAAAAAGCCTACGTGGACGCCATTGATGCCCACGATATTACCTTCGGGATCGGCCCGGCCGGCACCGGGAAAACCTATTTGGCCATGGCCAAAGCGGTGGTGGCTCTCAATGACGGGCAGGTCAAACGTATTATTTTGACGCGCCCGGCGGTGGAAGCCGGAGAATCCCTCGGCTTCCTACCCGGGTCCCTCACCGATAAAATTGACCCGTACCTGCGCCCGCTCTACGATGCCATGTACGACATGCTCGACGCGGATTCCATCCCGAAACTCATGGCGGCCGGCACCATTGAGGTGGCGCCGCTGGCCTATATGCGCGGGCGCACCCTCAACGATGCCTTCGTGATTTTGGACGAGGCGCAGAACACCACACCCGAACAAATGAAAATGTTCCTCACCCGGCTCGGCTTCAACTCTAAAATGGTGGTGACAGGCGATATCACCCAGGTTGATCTCGGGGCGAATAAAGTGTCCGGATTGCAGGTGGTGCGCCGGATACTGCGTGATGTTCCGGGGATTCATTTCTCGGAGCTGAGTTCGGCGGACGTGGTGCGCCACCGCTTAGTTGCCGAAATTATTGACGCCTATGCCCGCTGGGATTCCCGGCAGCGCTAG
- a CDS encoding 16S rRNA (uracil(1498)-N(3))-methyltransferase, translating into MTLPLFFADFPATRPGGGAGAALSVGQELSLSGDEARHAGVMRIRVGEEILISDGEGRRARCTVSAVAKNEVRARVEEASAEPKPAGPITLVQALAKGGRDEQAVETCTEYGVWDIVPWEAARCVASWKNKEEKGRARWQATARAAAKQSRRSYIPRIRSLSTTAQLPQALTGSTVLLCHEEAELTLAEAVARGKLSPAQIAGPVAVIIGPEGGIAPEEMEILQAAGAIPVLLGAHVLRSASAGAYALASIATVRALSTLL; encoded by the coding sequence GTGACGCTTCCGCTTTTCTTCGCCGACTTCCCAGCAACCCGGCCCGGGGGCGGAGCCGGCGCCGCCCTGAGCGTGGGCCAGGAACTGAGCCTCAGCGGTGACGAAGCCCGCCACGCTGGGGTGATGCGCATCCGGGTAGGGGAGGAGATCCTCATCTCCGATGGGGAGGGCCGGCGGGCCCGCTGCACGGTGAGCGCCGTCGCCAAAAATGAGGTGCGCGCCCGCGTTGAGGAAGCGAGCGCGGAGCCGAAACCGGCTGGGCCGATCACCCTGGTTCAGGCCCTCGCCAAAGGCGGCCGCGACGAACAGGCCGTGGAAACCTGCACCGAATACGGGGTGTGGGATATCGTCCCGTGGGAAGCGGCCCGCTGCGTCGCCTCCTGGAAAAATAAAGAGGAGAAGGGCCGGGCGCGCTGGCAGGCGACGGCACGCGCCGCCGCGAAACAATCGCGGCGCAGCTATATTCCGCGCATCCGTTCTTTAAGTACGACGGCGCAGCTACCCCAGGCCCTCACCGGGAGCACCGTGCTGCTCTGCCACGAGGAAGCTGAACTGACCCTGGCCGAGGCGGTGGCCCGCGGCAAGCTGAGCCCCGCGCAAATAGCCGGCCCCGTGGCCGTCATTATCGGCCCGGAAGGCGGAATCGCACCGGAAGAAATGGAGATCTTGCAGGCAGCGGGCGCCATCCCGGTGCTGCTGGGAGCGCATGTGCTGCGCAGCGCCTCCGCCGGGGCCTACGCCCTGGCAAGTATCGCCACCGTGCGCGCGCTGAGCACGCTACTATAG
- the dnaJ gene encoding molecular chaperone DnaJ, translating to MADFYETLGVERDASQEEIRKAYLRLSRKLHPDHAGPEAAERYKEVNEAYTVLSNPDSRRQYDLGGRGGGAGAAGFGFDMNDIFSTFFGGGGMRAGGPAPRGERGRDALLGLSIELSDVVFGAQRQVSDSFFTVCPTCAGSGCAAGSQPVTCGACQGQGMVQQVTNSLFGQMVTQVPCHTCEGHGTVIADPCRPCHGTGRIRQEKTLTVDIPAGIENGMRIRLRGQGDAGTFGAPAGDIFVEIRVEEHPIFQRVSDELLGEVQVPMTFAALGGSVTIPTLDGDRELEIPAGTSSGVVLTLKGLGVARLRGKGRGDMRITVAVKTPTDLDERQRELLRELADLRGESVQDAQLAEQGKSFFDKLRERLSSL from the coding sequence GTGGCTGATTTTTACGAAACCCTCGGGGTGGAACGCGATGCGAGCCAGGAAGAAATCCGCAAAGCGTACCTGCGCCTCTCGCGCAAATTGCACCCGGATCACGCCGGTCCGGAAGCCGCCGAACGCTATAAGGAAGTCAACGAAGCGTATACGGTGCTCTCCAACCCGGATTCGCGCCGCCAATATGACCTGGGCGGGCGCGGCGGGGGAGCCGGAGCGGCCGGTTTCGGTTTCGATATGAACGATATCTTCTCCACCTTCTTCGGGGGTGGGGGAATGCGCGCCGGCGGCCCGGCCCCGCGCGGGGAACGCGGGCGCGATGCCCTCCTCGGGTTGAGCATCGAGCTCTCCGATGTGGTCTTCGGAGCCCAGCGCCAAGTGAGCGACTCCTTCTTCACCGTCTGCCCCACCTGCGCGGGCAGCGGCTGCGCGGCCGGATCCCAGCCGGTGACCTGCGGGGCCTGCCAGGGCCAGGGGATGGTCCAGCAGGTCACGAATTCCCTCTTCGGCCAGATGGTCACCCAGGTACCCTGCCACACCTGCGAAGGCCACGGAACCGTTATCGCCGACCCCTGCCGCCCCTGCCACGGCACCGGGCGCATCCGCCAAGAAAAAACCCTGACTGTGGATATCCCGGCCGGCATCGAGAACGGTATGCGCATCCGCCTGCGCGGCCAGGGCGACGCCGGAACATTCGGCGCCCCGGCCGGCGATATTTTCGTGGAAATCCGGGTGGAAGAACACCCCATTTTCCAGCGCGTGAGCGATGAACTCCTCGGCGAAGTCCAGGTACCCATGACCTTCGCGGCCCTGGGCGGCAGCGTCACCATCCCCACCTTGGATGGGGACCGCGAGCTGGAGATTCCCGCCGGGACTTCCTCCGGCGTGGTCCTCACCCTCAAGGGCCTGGGCGTGGCGCGGCTTCGCGGCAAAGGTCGCGGGGATATGCGGATCACCGTCGCGGTGAAAACCCCCACCGACCTGGACGAACGCCAGCGCGAACTCCTACGCGAACTGGCCGACTTACGCGGGGAAAGCGTGCAGGACGCCCAGCTCGCCGAGCAGGGCAAATCATTCTTCGATAAATTGCGCGAAAGGTTGAGTTCGCTGTGA
- the hrcA gene encoding heat-inducible transcriptional repressor HrcA: MAAEDRRGRVLEAIVRDYVTTREPVGSKALVERYALGVSPATVRNDMAVLEEAGLLTHPHTSAGRIPTDAGYRAFVDSLTTVKPLSRAERRAISQILDAAVDLDDVLERAARLLSHLTQQVAVIQYPALDKAVLRHLELIWLGATRILLVVITSAGRVEQRVIAVPPHLEGLDVDAVSREVTTRCNGQPLTTAVAVLAEIAERSEPEAAAALRDIAAALTTAVHTGAEDRLTMAGTANLSRHSVDFLHSISPVLDALEEQVVLLRLLAAMETDVAVSIGVENDHENLSETSVVSSSYEVAGHEVARVGVVGPTRMDYPGNIAAVRAVAHYLSGILSGQS, translated from the coding sequence GTGGCGGCAGAAGATCGGCGCGGGCGCGTTCTGGAGGCGATTGTGCGCGATTACGTCACCACCCGCGAACCGGTGGGATCCAAGGCCCTCGTGGAACGCTACGCGCTGGGAGTTTCCCCGGCCACCGTCCGCAACGATATGGCTGTCCTGGAAGAAGCCGGGCTGCTCACCCACCCGCATACCTCGGCCGGGCGTATCCCCACCGATGCCGGCTACCGGGCTTTCGTGGATTCCCTCACCACCGTTAAACCGCTCTCCCGGGCGGAACGGCGCGCCATTAGCCAAATCTTGGATGCCGCGGTGGATCTGGATGATGTACTAGAGCGCGCGGCCCGCCTGCTGTCCCATCTCACCCAGCAGGTCGCGGTTATCCAATACCCGGCCCTGGATAAAGCGGTGCTGCGCCACCTGGAACTCATTTGGCTCGGCGCCACCCGTATTCTCCTCGTGGTTATTACCAGCGCGGGGCGGGTAGAACAGCGCGTGATCGCGGTGCCTCCGCACCTGGAGGGCCTGGATGTGGATGCGGTGAGCCGGGAAGTCACCACCCGCTGCAACGGCCAGCCGCTCACCACCGCGGTGGCCGTCCTCGCGGAGATCGCCGAACGCAGCGAACCCGAAGCTGCCGCAGCCCTGCGTGATATTGCCGCGGCGCTTACTACCGCGGTGCATACCGGTGCGGAGGACCGCCTCACCATGGCCGGCACCGCCAATCTGTCACGCCACTCGGTGGATTTCCTCCACTCGATTTCCCCGGTCTTGGATGCCCTGGAGGAACAGGTGGTGCTACTGCGCCTCCTCGCCGCCATGGAAACTGATGTGGCGGTATCCATCGGCGTGGAAAATGATCATGAAAACCTGAGCGAGACCTCGGTGGTCTCCTCAAGTTACGAAGTAGCCGGGCATGAGGTGGCCCGGGTAGGCGTCGTCGGCCCTACCCGAATGGACTATCCCGGGAATATCGCGGCGGTGCGTGCCGTTGCCCACTATCTATCCGGTATTCTGTCCGGGCAGTCGTAG
- a CDS encoding DUF3097 family protein, with protein MFSATGMPDRYGDDVLARDPHDHRRPSRPVPAAPGLLIEDVASGFVGEVLSVGKVAGRWQMELEGRGGVRRSFPLGKGYWIDGEPVEITAPRVEAPRGRLLTASGSFHVKARARVARASRIWVEGKHDAELVAKIWGEDLALEGVVVEELLGVDNLEAVVRETAPDDEHRLGALVDHLVPGSKESRIAARVAGPGVLVLGHPYIDVWQAIKPAAVGLRAWPEVPRGEDIKVGTLRRLGWPHETSEDIGRAWAHILSCVHSYKDIEPALLGRMEELIDFVTAAGTR; from the coding sequence ATGTTCTCTGCTACCGGAATGCCTGATCGCTACGGCGACGACGTCCTCGCCCGCGACCCGCACGATCACCGCCGCCCCTCCCGCCCCGTCCCGGCCGCACCCGGCCTCCTTATTGAAGACGTAGCCTCCGGATTTGTGGGCGAGGTGCTCTCGGTGGGGAAAGTGGCCGGGCGCTGGCAGATGGAACTGGAGGGCCGCGGCGGGGTGCGCCGTTCCTTCCCGCTGGGCAAAGGCTATTGGATCGACGGCGAGCCGGTGGAGATCACCGCCCCACGCGTGGAGGCGCCGCGCGGTCGGCTCCTCACCGCCTCCGGTTCTTTTCACGTGAAAGCACGGGCGCGCGTCGCACGTGCCTCGCGTATCTGGGTGGAAGGTAAGCACGACGCCGAACTGGTAGCCAAGATTTGGGGTGAGGATCTGGCCCTCGAAGGGGTGGTGGTCGAGGAATTACTCGGTGTGGATAATTTGGAAGCGGTGGTGCGGGAAACTGCCCCCGATGATGAGCATCGCCTGGGTGCGTTGGTGGATCACCTGGTGCCCGGCTCTAAAGAATCGCGAATCGCGGCACGGGTGGCCGGCCCGGGCGTACTCGTGCTCGGCCATCCCTATATTGATGTGTGGCAGGCCATTAAACCGGCCGCGGTGGGCTTGCGGGCCTGGCCGGAGGTACCGCGCGGGGAAGATATTAAAGTGGGTACCCTGCGCCGGCTCGGCTGGCCGCATGAAACATCCGAGGATATTGGCCGGGCCTGGGCCCATATTCTCTCCTGCGTGCACTCCTATAAAGATATTGAGCCCGCGCTGCTGGGCCGCATGGAGGAACTCATCGATTTCGTAACCGCCGCCGGGACCCGGTAG
- a CDS encoding DMT family transporter, which produces MALQRRSLVDKIAVASPRGTLAVASVLVGLVSPFITLSGENATTIVFFRFGLAFLALLPMVVHEWRQYGPMRRADLLLYAVCGVCFGVDMALWTPSVLLAGPSVSAVVVNYVQALAVPLVAWLFFRNRVPWMFFVAAPFSLGGIFLLSGILDGAGGSDLVRGIILSALAGLTYTVYVVLTGRTNSPHHQGTAMAIVCLVTTVVSTPLLIATHGPLTLTLSASSWGWMILIALSSQVLGWLFCQASMPLVNPSVAATLILIQPLSAIVFSAVLVGERLSALQWLGAIIMLLGIFLIGRAPKRRYRLGIKRPSLRIRRRPVA; this is translated from the coding sequence GTGGCCCTCCAGCGCCGCTCCCTCGTGGACAAAATCGCTGTTGCGTCCCCGCGCGGCACCCTCGCCGTCGCTTCGGTTCTCGTGGGACTTGTTTCTCCCTTCATCACGCTATCGGGAGAAAACGCCACCACGATTGTGTTCTTCCGCTTCGGCTTAGCTTTCCTTGCCCTGCTGCCCATGGTGGTCCATGAATGGCGCCAGTACGGGCCAATGCGGCGCGCTGATCTGCTGCTCTACGCGGTGTGCGGGGTGTGCTTCGGGGTGGATATGGCCCTGTGGACGCCCTCTGTGTTGCTGGCCGGCCCCTCGGTTTCCGCTGTGGTGGTCAATTACGTGCAGGCCCTCGCGGTGCCTTTGGTCGCGTGGCTGTTCTTCCGCAACCGGGTGCCGTGGATGTTTTTCGTAGCCGCACCTTTTTCGCTCGGCGGCATTTTCTTGCTTTCCGGTATTCTCGACGGCGCTGGCGGATCTGACCTGGTACGTGGCATTATCCTCTCCGCACTCGCGGGCCTGACCTACACCGTTTATGTGGTCCTCACGGGGCGCACTAATTCTCCGCATCACCAGGGCACCGCCATGGCGATTGTGTGCCTGGTTACCACGGTGGTGTCCACTCCGCTACTCATTGCTACTCACGGGCCTCTCACCCTCACGCTGTCCGCGAGTTCCTGGGGCTGGATGATTCTCATTGCGCTATCCAGTCAGGTGCTGGGGTGGCTGTTCTGCCAGGCGAGTATGCCGCTGGTCAATCCTTCCGTGGCCGCCACCCTGATTTTGATTCAGCCGCTGAGCGCCATTGTTTTTTCCGCGGTTCTCGTGGGTGAACGGCTCTCCGCCCTGCAATGGCTGGGCGCGATTATTATGCTGCTCGGAATTTTCCTCATCGGGCGGGCTCCGAAGCGCCGCTACCGGCTCGGTATCAAGCGCCCCTCGCTGCGTATCCGGCGTAGGCCCGTAGCGTAA
- a CDS encoding SDR family NAD(P)-dependent oxidoreductase, giving the protein MRGNNVTTFPVLADKSVIVTGGASGLGREASILFAEAGAKVIVADYNLEGAEETVATIKKAGGEAIAVRTDVSDSESVQKMVATAVETYGRLDGAFNNAAAAPDNALTSEFDEDYWDKLMKVDLKGVALCMKYEIKQFLAQGDGGSIVNTASVSGIRPQPFNPAYVSAKHGVIGLTKVAAVENGPHNIRVNAIAPGAIDTPMLHDALEALGTSGEEYAPMISLLNRFGSPREIAQPALWLLSDAASYVTSTVIAVDAGYTGR; this is encoded by the coding sequence ATGCGGGGTAACAATGTCACCACTTTCCCGGTTCTCGCCGATAAGAGCGTTATTGTCACGGGCGGCGCCTCCGGACTCGGGCGCGAAGCATCGATTCTTTTTGCTGAAGCCGGCGCCAAGGTCATCGTCGCTGACTACAATCTGGAAGGCGCTGAAGAAACTGTCGCCACCATCAAGAAGGCTGGTGGCGAAGCTATTGCGGTACGTACCGATGTTTCTGATTCCGAATCTGTCCAAAAGATGGTTGCTACCGCGGTAGAAACCTACGGGCGCTTGGATGGTGCTTTCAATAATGCCGCGGCGGCCCCCGATAATGCGCTCACCTCAGAATTCGATGAAGACTACTGGGATAAGCTCATGAAAGTCGATCTCAAGGGTGTGGCGCTGTGCATGAAGTACGAAATTAAGCAGTTCCTCGCGCAAGGCGATGGAGGGTCCATCGTCAATACCGCTTCGGTTTCCGGAATTCGGCCCCAACCCTTTAACCCCGCCTATGTTTCCGCCAAGCACGGAGTGATTGGCCTAACGAAGGTGGCAGCAGTGGAGAACGGGCCACATAATATCCGCGTCAACGCTATTGCCCCGGGCGCAATTGATACTCCCATGCTGCACGATGCACTCGAAGCCCTGGGTACGAGCGGCGAGGAATACGCACCCATGATTTCCTTGCTCAACCGTTTTGGTAGCCCGCGCGAAATCGCGCAACCGGCCCTGTGGTTGCTTTCCGATGCGGCTTCTTACGTGACGAGCACCGTGATCGCCGTGGATGCCGGCTACACCGGGCGTTAG
- the hemW gene encoding radical SAM family heme chaperone HemW translates to MASLPHGEPAPASGALPNPDVSAGFSAYVHIPFCTVRCGYCDFNTYTKPSFGPGAGRDDFPASLAREIALSREVLDTGTNRAALRTVFFGGGTPTLLDAGQLVAVLAELDRAFGLAEGAEITTECNPESVDRAALAALRAGGFTRISFGMQSAVPEVLRTLDRQHSPGQVERVTGWARELGLEYSLDLIYGAPGETMEQWRTSLAAVLALEPAHISAYGLMVEPGTKMGMQARRGLISLPDPDELADKYEVADDILSAAGYRWYEISNWARPGHECRHNCYYWENANWWGYGPGAHSHINGVRFWNVKHPRAYADRVWARGIGNDDGAAAPSAAGEAAASQSAIISPALEREILSPAEQREEKIMLGIRMSRGIDIPASVDAAVVEGLIRDDLVEAESARAGRLVLTRRGRLLADTVTRALW, encoded by the coding sequence ATGGCGTCCCTTCCACACGGCGAGCCGGCCCCGGCTTCCGGCGCGCTCCCGAACCCGGATGTGAGCGCCGGTTTTTCCGCCTACGTCCACATTCCTTTTTGCACGGTGCGCTGCGGCTATTGCGATTTCAACACCTATACCAAGCCGAGCTTCGGGCCGGGCGCGGGCCGCGATGATTTCCCGGCGTCCCTCGCCCGCGAAATAGCGCTGTCGCGCGAGGTTCTCGATACCGGCACCAACCGCGCTGCGCTGCGGACGGTTTTCTTCGGGGGCGGTACTCCCACCCTGCTGGACGCCGGGCAGCTCGTCGCGGTGCTCGCGGAGCTGGATCGCGCTTTCGGCCTGGCCGAGGGCGCCGAAATCACCACGGAATGCAATCCGGAATCCGTGGACCGCGCGGCCCTCGCCGCCCTGCGGGCCGGCGGCTTCACCCGCATCTCCTTCGGGATGCAATCGGCCGTGCCCGAGGTGCTGCGCACCCTTGACCGCCAACACAGCCCCGGCCAGGTCGAACGCGTGACCGGCTGGGCCCGCGAACTGGGCCTGGAGTATTCTCTCGATCTTATTTACGGGGCGCCCGGGGAAACGATGGAGCAGTGGCGCACCTCGCTCGCGGCCGTACTCGCCCTCGAACCCGCGCATATCAGCGCCTACGGGCTCATGGTGGAACCGGGCACCAAAATGGGGATGCAGGCTCGCCGCGGCCTAATTAGCCTCCCCGATCCTGACGAGCTCGCCGATAAATACGAGGTCGCCGACGATATCCTCTCCGCGGCCGGCTACCGTTGGTACGAGATTTCGAATTGGGCCCGCCCCGGCCACGAATGTCGTCACAATTGCTATTACTGGGAGAACGCGAATTGGTGGGGTTACGGCCCCGGCGCCCACTCGCATATTAACGGGGTGCGGTTCTGGAACGTCAAACACCCGCGCGCTTACGCGGATCGAGTCTGGGCGCGCGGAATCGGGAACGACGACGGCGCCGCCGCGCCAAGTGCGGCGGGCGAGGCAGCCGCGAGCCAGTCGGCCATTATTTCGCCGGCCCTGGAGCGGGAAATCCTCAGCCCGGCCGAACAACGCGAAGAAAAAATTATGCTCGGTATTCGAATGAGCCGCGGAATTGATATTCCCGCCAGCGTGGACGCCGCGGTGGTGGAGGGCCTGATCCGGGACGATTTAGTCGAGGCAGAAAGCGCCCGCGCCGGGCGTCTTGTTCTGACCCGGCGCGGGCGGCTCCTGGCTGATACCGTGACCCGGGCGCTCTGGTAG
- the trmB gene encoding tRNA (guanine(46)-N(7))-methyltransferase TrmB — MSERPEDSRAARPDAAPQQHDGAAGPSAPERSQWRIRSFSLRGSRLGARHEETVARHPELFVPLAPGPQATTVALDSRCDLGQVFGREAPLAVEIGPGSGEHGVSFAQRHPEYNVLLVEAWAPGAARCVASILRAGATNVRVLEADAAQALPVLFGLECAGLARGEDVTACGPARSATHPNAANPRADQVWTFFPDPWRKARHHKRRLVAAPFATVVAGMLREGGAWRLATDWDNYAWQMRDVVESSPYFTNPHAGERPDPADPTPERGGFAPRWEERVFTRFEERGIAAGRTIHDILALRTALEPAAPEHTGAAAPADTDTAARA; from the coding sequence ATGTCCGAGCGTCCCGAAGATTCACGCGCGGCTCGCCCGGATGCCGCGCCGCAGCAGCACGACGGCGCAGCCGGGCCCTCCGCACCCGAGCGCTCCCAATGGCGCATCCGCTCCTTCTCCCTACGCGGTTCGCGGCTGGGTGCACGCCACGAAGAAACGGTGGCCCGCCACCCCGAACTTTTTGTGCCCCTGGCACCCGGTCCGCAGGCCACCACGGTAGCCCTGGATTCGCGTTGCGACCTCGGGCAAGTTTTCGGCCGCGAGGCCCCGCTCGCCGTGGAAATCGGCCCCGGTTCGGGCGAGCACGGTGTTTCTTTCGCCCAGCGCCACCCCGAATATAATGTGCTGCTCGTGGAAGCCTGGGCTCCCGGCGCGGCGCGCTGCGTAGCCAGTATTCTGCGCGCGGGCGCCACGAACGTGCGGGTGCTGGAGGCCGACGCCGCACAGGCCCTCCCGGTCCTCTTCGGCTTGGAATGCGCGGGCCTGGCGCGCGGGGAGGATGTCACGGCTTGCGGGCCGGCGCGCAGCGCCACCCATCCGAATGCCGCGAATCCGCGCGCCGATCAGGTGTGGACATTCTTCCCCGATCCCTGGCGTAAAGCCCGCCACCATAAGCGCCGCCTGGTTGCTGCGCCCTTTGCCACGGTGGTGGCCGGAATGCTCCGGGAAGGGGGCGCCTGGCGGCTGGCCACGGATTGGGATAATTACGCATGGCAGATGCGCGACGTCGTCGAATCATCCCCGTATTTCACGAATCCACACGCCGGTGAACGTCCGGACCCGGCGGATCCCACTCCGGAACGCGGCGGTTTCGCGCCGCGCTGGGAGGAACGCGTGTTCACCCGTTTCGAGGAACGCGGTATCGCGGCCGGGCGCACCATCCACGATATTCTCGCGCTGCGCACCGCGCTGGAACCCGCGGCGCCCGAGCATACCGGTGCCGCAGCACCCGCGGATACCGATACCGCGGCGCGAGCCTAG
- the lepA gene encoding translation elongation factor 4 gives MPISSAEESRAIIPGATAPERIRNFCIIAHIDHGKSTLADRMLQLTGIVEQREMRDQYLDRMDIERERGITIKSQAVRLPWSVEGKAYALNMIDTPGHVDFSYEVNRSLAACEGAVLLVDATQGIEAQTLANLYMAMENDLTIIPVLNKIDLPSAQPEKIAEEVASLLGVEPEDCLAVSGKTGEGVPELLDRIVAEVPAPSGRPDGPARAMIFDSVYDIYRGVVTYVRVVDGELTTRSKVRTMATRTEHELLELGVISPEPTPTTALGAGEVGYLITGVKDVRQTRVGDTVTGARESATEALPGYLDPKPMVYSGIYPMDGSDFPNLREALEKLKLNDASLVYEPESSVALGFGFRCGFLGLLHLEIIRERLEREFDLDIIATAPSVIYRVITDAGEELTVTNPSEFPEGKIREIYEPTVRATILAPSDYVGSIMELCQERRGALQGMDYLTAERVEIHYVLPLAEIVTDFFDQLKSRTKGYASLDYDIAGEQPSDLVKVDVLLNHEQVDAFSAIVYKDKAYSYGNEMTKKLKTLIPRQQFEIPVQAAVGSRIIARETIKALRKDVLSKCYGGDVSRKRKLLEKQKEGKKRMKSIGRVDVPQEAFVAALTSEAPTGK, from the coding sequence GTGCCTATTTCTTCCGCTGAGGAATCGCGCGCCATTATTCCGGGCGCGACGGCGCCCGAGCGTATCCGAAATTTTTGCATTATTGCGCATATTGATCACGGAAAGTCCACGCTAGCTGACCGGATGCTCCAGCTCACCGGGATTGTGGAGCAGCGCGAAATGCGTGATCAATACCTGGACCGGATGGATATTGAGCGTGAGCGCGGCATCACCATCAAATCGCAGGCCGTGCGTTTGCCGTGGTCGGTGGAGGGGAAAGCCTACGCTCTCAATATGATCGACACCCCGGGCCACGTGGACTTTTCTTATGAGGTCAATCGTTCGCTGGCGGCCTGCGAAGGCGCGGTGCTGCTCGTGGATGCCACCCAGGGAATCGAAGCGCAGACCCTGGCCAATTTGTATATGGCCATGGAAAACGATCTCACGATTATTCCCGTCCTTAATAAAATCGATTTGCCTTCCGCGCAACCGGAAAAAATCGCGGAAGAAGTGGCTTCTCTCCTCGGGGTGGAACCGGAGGACTGCCTGGCGGTGTCCGGGAAAACGGGGGAGGGCGTGCCCGAGCTGCTCGACCGGATCGTCGCGGAGGTTCCCGCGCCGTCGGGGCGCCCGGACGGTCCGGCCCGCGCCATGATTTTCGATTCTGTTTACGATATTTATCGCGGGGTCGTCACCTATGTGCGTGTGGTTGATGGTGAGCTGACCACCCGCTCGAAGGTGCGCACCATGGCCACCCGCACCGAACACGAACTCCTGGAACTGGGCGTGATTTCCCCCGAACCTACGCCCACTACCGCGCTGGGGGCCGGGGAAGTGGGCTACCTCATTACTGGCGTGAAGGATGTGCGCCAAACCCGCGTGGGGGATACCGTAACCGGCGCGCGGGAGAGCGCCACCGAAGCCCTGCCCGGCTACCTCGATCCGAAACCGATGGTGTACTCCGGGATCTACCCGATGGACGGCTCCGATTTCCCGAACCTGCGCGAGGCTCTGGAAAAACTCAAGCTCAATGATGCTTCGCTGGTCTACGAACCGGAAAGCTCGGTGGCCCTCGGTTTCGGGTTCCGCTGTGGCTTCCTGGGCCTGCTCCACCTGGAGATTATTCGCGAACGCCTCGAGCGGGAATTCGACCTCGATATTATTGCCACCGCGCCCTCGGTGATCTACCGGGTCATCACGGATGCCGGTGAAGAACTGACCGTCACGAATCCTTCGGAATTCCCGGAAGGGAAAATTCGGGAGATTTACGAACCGACCGTGCGCGCCACGATCCTGGCTCCTTCCGATTACGTGGGCTCCATTATGGAGCTGTGCCAGGAACGGCGCGGGGCGCTCCAAGGCATGGATTACCTCACCGCCGAGCGGGTGGAGATTCACTACGTGCTGCCGCTGGCGGAGATCGTTACCGATTTCTTTGACCAGCTCAAGTCGCGCACGAAGGGCTACGCTTCCCTCGATTACGATATTGCCGGCGAACAGCCTTCCGATCTGGTCAAGGTGGATGTGCTGCTCAATCACGAACAGGTCGATGCTTTCTCCGCCATCGTCTACAAGGACAAGGCCTACTCTTACGGCAATGAGATGACGAAGAAACTCAAGACTCTCATCCCGCGCCAGCAATTCGAAATTCCGGTGCAGGCCGCGGTGGGTTCGCGCATTATCGCCCGCGAAACCATCAAGGCCCTGCGTAAGGACGTGCTCTCCAAGTGCTACGGCGGCGACGTCTCGCGTAAACGCAAACTGCTGGAGAAGCAGAAGGAAGGTAAGAAGCGCATGAAATCCATCGGGCGCGTGGACGTGCCCCAGGAAGCTTTCGTGGCTGCCCTCACCTCCGAAGCACCCACGGGGAAGTAG